Part of the Flavobacterium sp. MDT1-60 genome, AAAATACTCGTCATACGCTGAAATCGAAAGAGATTTGGAAATTCTGAAATTAGAAAAAGAGATTAATTACCAAAAGTTAGTTTTAAGTTTTCAGAAAACAAAGGAAGGAATTACACCGCAGAAAATTGTGAATGGATTCTTTTCATCTTATAAAGATTATTTTTCAAATAACTATCCTAAGATTTTGCAATCATTTTTACCACATATTATCAGTTGGTTATTTAATAAAAAAAGACTCTTTTCAGAGCTACCGTCTGGACACATCTCTAAAGAGTATCCAACCTTGCATGACTGAATTGAATTTTTGCAGGCCAATCCAAAAGGTTGTGATGCCTGGTTTTCTTTCTGAAAGATAACCTTTCCATCCTCCTAATCTAGCAATAGCCCATATATATCGTTTCAAATCTGACGATTTATATGGGTTTTTTAGTTTTTCTGTTTTACCCTCTAATTGTGTGATTTGCAATTCTAAACATTCCATTTCTTGCTCTGAAAAACAGCTTCTGGGTTCAGTCTCTTCTTCGCAGCCATAGGCGATTTGCATAATAAAGAGCTTTATAATAGTCTCCAGCATCAAAAGACATAGTTTACGAACTGCTTTGCCTTGGGATAATTCGCTAGCTTCTATGTTGAAGCCCTCTTTCTTTAAAATTCTAAATACTTCTTCGATAGTCCACCTGTAGGTATACCATTGGATACAAAGTAATGCAGTTTGCAGATCTTCAACTTTCTTTGTCGTTAGTAATCTCCAAAGTATTGGGTTTTCAATGTTTTCTCCAACCTCTTTTGCCTCAATAGCGTAAAGCTTGATTTTATCAGGAAGATGTTTACCTGAATATTGATGTTTGCCTATTGTTATTTCTGAAAAGCGTACTTCTATAGTAGCTGTTCTTTTCTGGATATTTCTCCTTTTGTCTCCTTCTAGTTCAATTGTGTACATCCCTTGAAGCGGCTGAGAACTTAGATGATCGAAAAGTTTGATTTTATTACCCAACAATCGATTAAATCGGGATCTAATCAATAAATGTGTTTTACTGTCTGGGACAAGGCAAAATTGTTCAAAAATATCTCCCTCTCTGTCCTGAATAATGATTATTTCTTTTGCTTTACTTAGTCTTTTCTTAGTTTCAAGAGAAGAATCGATCCATCTGTAAGACTCTTTTTCTTCAATGGGTATACGATTGTGAGTATTGGTCTTCATTTTAGGTGGCAGTTCATGACTTCTATTCCATATTTTCACATCTGAAAAACCATATGGCATTAAAGTATCTGCATCTATGATAAAACTCGGATGAATAAAAAAGCCAAGTCCACCAACAGAAGCATTGGTCAGTCCAATTGACTCATCCTTTTTGATCCTGTTTCTGTGATTATAAAGGTTTATTTCACTACTGTCCTGAATACACAAAACAGATTTATCTTCAACGCAGCTTACACAATTAAGAGACATGTTCTTTATAATATCAGCCTCACTGACATTATCATTTTGCAAAAATCGGTAAATCGCTTTGGCTTCAGCGTCACTTTCTGCTAATTGTCTTATCGAATAAATACTATTAGCAAACAAGCGATTGAGAATAGAATTACCTCTATTCAACAATCGCTTGTCTTTTAAATTTTCAAAATATCTAGTCTGCACTTTTTCTCAAATATAATTAAAAAAAATATTTGTGTCCAGACGGTAGGGCAATTAAGCCTCTTTTTCTTTTTACTATTCTTTTATTTCTGGTTGTATGTCATCTTCATAACCAGATTGTGGCTGAATTGGTTTTGGTTTTTCTACTTTTTTATTGTGCTTTTTCATCATTTCTCCAACCTGGTTTGATGCTGTAAATGAAGCTACCATATTATTTAGCATATCACTTCCAGCTTGTGGAGAATTTGGTAGCAAGATTAAATTTGAATTTGCATCAGCACCAATTGCCTGTAAAGTATCATAATGTTGTGTAACAACAATTAAGGCAGAAGCTTCTTGAGAATTAATTCCAACATTGTTCAAAACTTCAACACTTTCTACTAAACCTCTTGCAATTTCACGACGCTGATCTGCAATACCCTGACCTTGTAAACGCTTACTTTCAGCTTCAGCTTTTGCTTTTGCAACGATTCTGATTCTTGAACTTTCAGCTTCAAATTCAGCAGCCGTTTTTTCTCTGTCGGCAGCGTTGATTCTGTTCATTGCATTTTTTACCTGGATATCCGGATCAATATCTGTTACCAAAGTATTGATAATATCATAACCGTAAGTAGTCATTGCCTCATTCAATTCTCTTTTTACAGCAATTGCGATATCATCTTTTCTTTCAAAAACGTCATCCAATTTTAGTTTTGGAACTTCGGCACGAACAACATCAAATACATAAGCGGTGATCTGATCGTGCGGATATTCCAGTTTATAAAAAGCATCGTACACTTTTTCCTGAATAACTTTAAACTGAACCGAAACTTTCATTTTTATAAAAACGTTGTCTTTGGTTTTCGTTTCGATGATAACATCTAATTGCTGAATCTTAAGATTTACACGTCCGGCAATTCTGTCGACAATCGGAATCTTAAGTTGTAAACCTGAATTTCTAACGCTCAAAAATTTACCAAATCTTTCGATTACAACAGACGATTGTTGTTTCACGGTAAAAAAGGAAGACATAAAAATGAATAATCCGAAGACTAAAAGGATAATTAATGCTGTGTTCATGGTGATATAGTTTAGTTTTATGATTGGGTAAATTACGAATATTCTTCCAATTTAAATTTTTTAGACATTAAAAAAACGCTAAGAACATTTTACAGATGTTTTTTAGCGTTTGATATTTTAAAGTAAATTATTTTATAATGTACTTATTGCTTTTTGAATTCTCGAAATCGTTTCTTCTTTTCCAATGATTTCAACAATGTCAAATAGGTGAGGACCTTTAAGAGCTCCAACCAAACTTAGACGGAAAGGCTGCATAACTTTACCCATGCCAATTTCGTTTTTCGTTAACCAGTCTTTTACAATTGCTTCGATATTTGCTGAGTCAAATCCATCAATATATTCAAGAGTTGAAATCAATTCCTGCATTAAAGCCGGAGTTTCTTCCTTCCAGTTTTTGCTTGCTTTTTCATCATATGATGTTGGAGCCTGGAAAAAGAAATCAGTCAAATCCCAAAATTCAGAAACGAAATGCGCTCTTTCTTTTATCAGGGAAACGATTCTTGTAATGTCATATTTAGAAATATCAATACCTTTTTCAACTAGAATAGGAGTGAAGTCTTTTGCTAAATCAGCATCATTTTGTTTGATTAAATATTGATGATTGAACCATTTGTTTTTCTCCGGATCAAATTTTGCTCCTGATTTATGAACTCTGTTTAAGTCAAAAGCGTCTACTAATTCTTCTAAAGAAAATAATTCTTTATCAGTTCCATCATTCCATCCTAACAAAGCCAAGAAGTTTATAACGGCTTCCGGGAAAAATCCTTTTTCTCTGTAACCTGATGAAACACCTTCTTCGGTTTTCCATTCTAATGGAAACACAGGAAATCCTAACTTATCTCCATCTCTTTTAGATAATTTTCCGTTTCCAACCGGTTTTAAAATCAATGGCAAATGTGCAAATTCAGGAGCATCCCAACCAAAAGCTCTGTATAATAAAACGTGAAGCGGCATAGATGGCAACCATTCTTCTCCACGAATTACGTGTGAAGTTTCCATTAAATGATCATCTACAATATTAGCCAAATGATAAGTTGGCATTCCGTCACTTTTGAATAATACTTTATCGTCAAGAAGATTGGTTTCGAATTTTACATCACCACGAATGATATCTTTTAAATGTAAAGTTTCATCAACCGGAGTTTTAAAACGGATTACATAATGCTCTCCATTAGCAATTCTCTTAGCAACTTCTTCTGCAGAAATTACCAAAGAGGTATCTAACTTTTCGCGATTATGATGGTTGTAAATAAATGTTTTTCCTTCTGCTTCATGTTGTTTTCTATGTGCATCTAAAGCTTCCGGAGTATCAAAAGCATAATACGCCCAACCCGAATTGATCAATTGATCAGCGTAAGATTGATATAAATCTTTACGATCGCTTTGTCTGTATGGACCAAATTTTTCGTTTTTCCCAACGGTTTCTTCAGGAGCAATTCCTAACCATTCTAATGCTTCCATAATATAAGCTTCGGCTCCAGGAACAAAACGAGTCTGATCTGTATCTTCAATTCTTAAATAGAAAACACCATTGTTTTTTTTGGCAAATAAATAATTAAATAGGGCAGTACGAACTCCGCCAATATGTAATGGTCCAGTCGGACTTGGTGCAAAACGCACGCGAACTTGCTTTGACATTTGTTTAAATTTTGATGCAAAGATACGATATTAGTCAAAAGTCAAAAGTCGAAAGTTTGAAAGGTTTTGGATTGTATACAGAACTTTTGACTTTTGGCTTTTGGCTTTTGACTTTCAGACTTATCGTTATAATTATTACTTTTATAGGTTATAATCAAAAGAGATTTTATTTTGAAAACAACATCTGCCATATATCAAAAGTTAGAAGCTTTTATAAAGAAATATTACACCAACGAATTGATAAAAGGAGGGCTTCTTTTTATTGGTTTTGGATTATTGTATTTTCTGTTTACGCTTTTTATTGAGTATTTTCTTTGGTTAAAACCAGTAGGAAGAACGGTTTTATTTTGGATGTTTAT contains:
- a CDS encoding DUF6327 family protein; the encoded protein is MEPKKYSSYAEIERDLEILKLEKEINYQKLVLSFQKTKEGITPQKIVNGFFSSYKDYFSNNYPKILQSFLPHIISWLFNKKRLFSELPSGHISKEYPTLHD
- a CDS encoding IS4 family transposase, producing the protein MQTRYFENLKDKRLLNRGNSILNRLFANSIYSIRQLAESDAEAKAIYRFLQNDNVSEADIIKNMSLNCVSCVEDKSVLCIQDSSEINLYNHRNRIKKDESIGLTNASVGGLGFFIHPSFIIDADTLMPYGFSDVKIWNRSHELPPKMKTNTHNRIPIEEKESYRWIDSSLETKKRLSKAKEIIIIQDREGDIFEQFCLVPDSKTHLLIRSRFNRLLGNKIKLFDHLSSQPLQGMYTIELEGDKRRNIQKRTATIEVRFSEITIGKHQYSGKHLPDKIKLYAIEAKEVGENIENPILWRLLTTKKVEDLQTALLCIQWYTYRWTIEEVFRILKKEGFNIEASELSQGKAVRKLCLLMLETIIKLFIMQIAYGCEEETEPRSCFSEQEMECLELQITQLEGKTEKLKNPYKSSDLKRYIWAIARLGGWKGYLSERKPGITTFWIGLQKFNSVMQGWILFRDVSRR
- a CDS encoding SPFH domain-containing protein; this translates as MNTALIILLVFGLFIFMSSFFTVKQQSSVVIERFGKFLSVRNSGLQLKIPIVDRIAGRVNLKIQQLDVIIETKTKDNVFIKMKVSVQFKVIQEKVYDAFYKLEYPHDQITAYVFDVVRAEVPKLKLDDVFERKDDIAIAVKRELNEAMTTYGYDIINTLVTDIDPDIQVKNAMNRINAADREKTAAEFEAESSRIRIVAKAKAEAESKRLQGQGIADQRREIARGLVESVEVLNNVGINSQEASALIVVTQHYDTLQAIGADANSNLILLPNSPQAGSDMLNNMVASFTASNQVGEMMKKHNKKVEKPKPIQPQSGYEDDIQPEIKE
- the gltX gene encoding glutamate--tRNA ligase, which codes for MSKQVRVRFAPSPTGPLHIGGVRTALFNYLFAKKNNGVFYLRIEDTDQTRFVPGAEAYIMEALEWLGIAPEETVGKNEKFGPYRQSDRKDLYQSYADQLINSGWAYYAFDTPEALDAHRKQHEAEGKTFIYNHHNREKLDTSLVISAEEVAKRIANGEHYVIRFKTPVDETLHLKDIIRGDVKFETNLLDDKVLFKSDGMPTYHLANIVDDHLMETSHVIRGEEWLPSMPLHVLLYRAFGWDAPEFAHLPLILKPVGNGKLSKRDGDKLGFPVFPLEWKTEEGVSSGYREKGFFPEAVINFLALLGWNDGTDKELFSLEELVDAFDLNRVHKSGAKFDPEKNKWFNHQYLIKQNDADLAKDFTPILVEKGIDISKYDITRIVSLIKERAHFVSEFWDLTDFFFQAPTSYDEKASKNWKEETPALMQELISTLEYIDGFDSANIEAIVKDWLTKNEIGMGKVMQPFRLSLVGALKGPHLFDIVEIIGKEETISRIQKAISTL